Within the Acidihalobacter prosperus genome, the region TCCGCTCGGGCAGCAGTTCGACGCCCACCAGCTGCCCCAGCGACTTCAGATAGCGCACGAAGGACAGCGGGTCCATGCCGTTGCGGAAGGTGTCTTCGCCGAAACGCAGGGACAAATGCCAGCCTTCCGCCTCGGGTGGCCGGGTCCACGATTGAATCGCCGACTCGACCGCATCCCCGGCCGAAATCAGCTTCTGCCCGTTGGACGAGCCTTGCGGCTCGGGCTTGTCGGCAGCGGGCCGGTCTGCCGGAGCGGGCGGCCTGCCGGCAACGGCATCCACCGACTCGCCGCCTCGCAGGGCGACGATCAGCGCCCGCCCCTGCGCCTGCTGCGCGTCGTCGAGCGGGCGCGACTCCGCGGCACAGTCCACGAGCGTGCCGAGGTGATCGGTACACTGGATCAGCAGGCTGACCCACGGTGGCGCGAGTTCGAGCGCACCGTCCCGTGCGCGATCGAGCACGCTTTCCATTTCGTGGCCGAAGGCGACGACGTCGTCGAGCCCAAACAGACCGGCAGAGCCCTTGACCGTGTGCGCCGCGCGAAACAGGGCATTGACGTCCTCGGGGTCCGCTTCGGCCTCCTCCAGCCGCAGCAGGATCGACTCCATCTGCAGCAGCAGTTCGTGCGCCTCCTCGAGAAAGGTGCCCAACGCGCCGCTCATGTCGAACCCGTCGCTCATCGCTTGCCCCCCTTCGGGCGAATCACCAGCGGATCGCCGAAGAAACGTTCGAGCTGGCAGAGCTCGAGTGCCTCGATGACGCACGCACTGTGCTGCGCCAGGTGTAGAGCCTTGCCGTCATGCGCCGCCGCGCGCTTGCCCGCCATCAGCAACTGCAGCCCGGCGCCGTCGATGTTGTCCACGCCGGACAGATCCAGCACCAAACTGGCGCTCTGTTGCAGCGCCTCCGCGACACGCGCATGCACCTCGGCAACCGAGTAAATGTCCAGATCGCCGCCCAGCGCCAGCTGCAAGCCTTCTCCGGTTTCGCTTTCGACGATATCCATGCCACCACCTCCCGGGGGTGCGGATGCTCAGGGTCCGACCAGCTTGGACACCGCGGCCAGCATCTGCGCGGGCTGGAAGGGCTTGACCATCCAGGCCTTGGCGCCGGCCGCACGTCCCTCCTCCTTTTTCGAATCCTGGCCTTCGGTGGTCAGCATGATCACCGGTACGAAGCGGTATTCGGGCCTTTGTTTGAGCTGTTTGACGAAGGTGATGCCGTCCATTCGCGGCATGTTCACGTCGCTGATGACCAGCTGCACCTTCTTGCCCTCCAGCCGGGTCAGCGCTTCCTGCCCGTCGCCCGCCTCCATCACCTCGTATCCGGCCCCCGTCAGCGCCATTTTCACGACCTGACGCAAGGAGGCGGAGTCGTCCACAATCATCACCGTCTTAGGCATCCCATCGCTCCCGATCCATATCCAACGATTGAAATTCGACCCACGCGGCCACGCGCCTCAGAAAAAGGTCACGTCGCCCGTATTCGACTGCGAACCCTGCTCGCCGCGGTGATTGCGGCGCTGCTCGTCGGTGGTGTAGCTGCGCTCCACCTCGGACAACCATTGTTCGATCACCTCGCGCACGTCGACAGCGCCCGCGCCATGATGCCGATCGAGCAGTTCACCCAGGCTGTTCAGGCTCGATTCGGCGTGATCGAGTATCTGGCTCACGCGATCCTGGAACTGCAGCGAGACCAGCATCTGCGCGACGTCCATGCGGATACCGTCGTTTTCGCGGTGGACCACTTCGGCGGACGTTCGCGTGTTTTCGGCGAAACGGCGGAAACGGTCGAGCACCGCATTGACCGCGGCGTCCGCGGCTTCCATCGCCTGGCGGTCGGCCTCGCCCGAGGTGCTGGCCGAGCTGCCGATTTGCCCGAGCGAGTCGGTGATGCTTTGAATCTTCTCGGCCATCCGGCGCACGGTATCGGTCGACAGGCCGGACAGTTTGCGCACCTCCTCGGCGACGACGGCGAAACCGCGCCCCTGCTCGCCGGCACGCGCCGCCTCGATGGCCGCGTTCAATGCCAGCAGATTGGTACGCGAGGCGATGACCTCCACCTCGCCGGTCATGCTGCGCAACGCCTCCGCATAGGCATCCAGCCCCTCCAGTGCCTGCGCCAGCGTGCGCCGGCGCCGCCCGGTCTCGTCGAGCGTGCTCAGCACCGACTTGAGATCGGATTCGTTACGCGCGAAATCGTCGGACGCGTCCGCACCCGAGCCGTTCGATTCCGCGCCAACGATCGAAGCGGCGGTCTGCACCGCCTGATCCAGGCGTTCCTGCAGGCTGTCGAATTGCCCGACCAGGGCATTGATGCCCTCCTCGGTCTGGAGCTTCGCCGTGTCGATTTGACGGGCCAGTATCTGCAGCGCCTGTGCGATGGCCAGAGTATCGGACTCCTGGCCGCTGACGAGATGTTCGCCGCCTGCGGAGGTCGCTGCGGCCGGCGTCGTCGGCATCGATGCCGGAACCTCGGCGCGCGCACGCCAGATCCAGGCCAACACCAGCAAGGCTGCCAACGTCAGTGCCAGCGCGCGGGGCTGTCCCCAAATCGACAGCGCCACGATCGAGACACTCCACGGTATGGCCGCGCCCGCGGCCCACATCCGACCAGCCAGTGTATTGCTCGTCATGCGGGTATCGCCCTTCCCTTTCGTCTGTCGCCGGCAACTGACCGGGGCTTGTTATCAGTATTGTGATAGGCCCAAAACAGCGGACACGGTCCGAGGACCGCATCCCCATACAAGGCTTCTATGGATATATCGTCATCTGTCGGGAATAGTTGAATGCCCGTGGACAGATAGAGCTTAGCCAATCCCCAGCCGATTCCCATCTTGCCGGCCCAGGGCAGCGATCAACACACACGGATTGCGACAAGCAAAACTTATTAAAGGTTCAGAATTTTCACATTTTCGTCACAATCAGCCGTGGGCGGAGACGAAAAAAATGGCGGGATGCGCGCGCGGGCAACCCGCGAGGCTGCGGCCTAGGCGACCGGGAGACAGTCGATCAGACGCACGCCGCCGAGCCATGCGGCGGCCAGGATGACCAGCGGCATGGCGGCGGTCTGCACGGTCGCCAGGTCGTCCGCGCGGCGAATGGCGACGTATTCGACCTTGAAGCCGACCCGTTCTAGGGCCTCGGTCGCGGCGCGCTCGATGGTTTCGATCGCGCCGCCGCGGCGCAGCAGCGCCTCGGCCCGCACGAGTCCCTGATGCAGCAGCGCGGCGCGGACGCGATCCGCATCGCTCAAGCGCGCATTGCGCGAGCTGAGCGCGAGGCCGTCCTCGGCCCTCACCACCGGCACGCCGTGTATGCGCACGGGAATGTCGAGGTCGGCGGCCATGCGCCGCACCAGCAGCAGCTGTTGGTAGTCCTTCTCGCCGAACACGGCCTCGTCGGGCTGCACCAGGTTGAACAGCTTGCAGACCACCGTGGCGACGCCAGTGAAATGTCCCGGCCTGCGCTCGCCCTCCAGCAGATCGCCCAGCCCCGGCACGCTGACCCGCGTGGCGACGTCCAGCCCGCCCGGATAGAGCGTTTCGGCGTCCGGCGCGAACAGCAGATCGACCCCGTCGCGCACCAGCACGGCGCGGTCGGCATCCAGCGTGCGCGGGTAGCTGCTCAGGTCTTCCGGGCGATCGAACTGCAGCGGGTTGACGAA harbors:
- a CDS encoding STAS domain-containing protein, producing the protein MDIVESETGEGLQLALGGDLDIYSVAEVHARVAEALQQSASLVLDLSGVDNIDGAGLQLLMAGKRAAAHDGKALHLAQHSACVIEALELCQLERFFGDPLVIRPKGGKR
- a CDS encoding response regulator; this encodes MPKTVMIVDDSASLRQVVKMALTGAGYEVMEAGDGQEALTRLEGKKVQLVISDVNMPRMDGITFVKQLKQRPEYRFVPVIMLTTEGQDSKKEEGRAAGAKAWMVKPFQPAQMLAAVSKLVGP
- a CDS encoding methyl-accepting chemotaxis protein, yielding MTSNTLAGRMWAAGAAIPWSVSIVALSIWGQPRALALTLAALLVLAWIWRARAEVPASMPTTPAAATSAGGEHLVSGQESDTLAIAQALQILARQIDTAKLQTEEGINALVGQFDSLQERLDQAVQTAASIVGAESNGSGADASDDFARNESDLKSVLSTLDETGRRRRTLAQALEGLDAYAEALRSMTGEVEVIASRTNLLALNAAIEAARAGEQGRGFAVVAEEVRKLSGLSTDTVRRMAEKIQSITDSLGQIGSSASTSGEADRQAMEAADAAVNAVLDRFRRFAENTRTSAEVVHRENDGIRMDVAQMLVSLQFQDRVSQILDHAESSLNSLGELLDRHHGAGAVDVREVIEQWLSEVERSYTTDEQRRNHRGEQGSQSNTGDVTFF
- the panC gene encoding pantoate--beta-alanine ligase, with the protein product MRETGRPLELRSIVRGWRLQGERVALVPTMGNLHDGHRALIREARQRADRVVVSIFVNPLQFDRPEDLSSYPRTLDADRAVLVRDGVDLLFAPDAETLYPGGLDVATRVSVPGLGDLLEGERRPGHFTGVATVVCKLFNLVQPDEAVFGEKDYQQLLLVRRMAADLDIPVRIHGVPVVRAEDGLALSSRNARLSDADRVRAALLHQGLVRAEALLRRGGAIETIERAATEALERVGFKVEYVAIRRADDLATVQTAAMPLVILAAAWLGGVRLIDCLPVA